In Panacibacter microcysteis, the genomic stretch GTCAACCTATTTCAGGACGAGACAGTACCGCTGATGATTGTTCCAATGTCAAGCCCCACTATTGGCAATACCAATGTTATCGGCTCGCTTTTTCCGTGAACTCAATGTAGCTTTCATTGTCAAACTCTTTAAAGTAAAATATTTCAAAAACTATTTTTGATAAAATTAATTTCACTTGGTTCAAGATGTATTCTTTGTCGCCAGTAAGTGTCAAAATAAGTTTCGTTTTAGTTTCTGTCAAGTTGAAACCTAAATTTTTAAAAGAGTTTATATTGTCGGCATGTAGTGTCCATTTTTTTGTATGCTGTTTGACGTACGGTAAAGTCACTTTTAATACTCTGTTTGAATAGCTAAAACTTATAAACAAGTTGTCAGCTTTTTTTAGAATTAGCTTTAGGTTTTTAACTTTCTTGTCTACCAGTTTTTTTAGAGTTTCGTCAAGTAAAGTTTCGTTGTCGGGATGTGTCGCAGGTCTGGAAATTTGATTTAGTTTTTCTAATTTTTCTTTAGCCCGTTGAAGGTCTTTCACATAATATTCCTTCATGTAGTCTGAACTTTCAGTCTCGATCCGTTTTTGTAAGCTGTCAATTCTTCTTTGCCTAATATCTTTCTCGTCAAAGAGCTTGTCGTCAATATTCTTTAAAGTTTGAAGTCTGCCGTTTATTTGATATAAGGCTTGTGAATGATAATGAGCCATTAAATATTCAGTCTCAACTAAAGACTTGTCAATAAGCTTTTGAAGTCGGGCTTTTTCTTCTTCGTATAAGGAAATTAAAAGTTTTAGTTGCTTGTCCACTGTGGTCATTTAAGCTTGCCGCTAACACAAATATAAAAGCAATACTCCAGCATTTTAATAAATCATATCTCATTGAATTGCATCACTGTTGATCCGCCGTTTTGATATTATAGGGTTGCTATAATCCACTGTTTATTTTTTTCTCTTCATTATTAAACACGTACCGATAAATGGTAATACCAACTGATGCGCCGGGAGGCCGGATAAAGCAGATCGCCACAGTCGCCATAAAATACGGAACGCACAAGTGAGTGACACAACAGGTGATGCCACATGGTACCAATGCAGGCTACACCATGCTTTCTTATTGTATAATGCCGCGTGTGAGCTCCCTTATTTTAATGCAGGTGGGCAGCGTAGTGAGGTAACCATCAACGGGGATAAACGTAAACACGATACCGGTATAGCCTTTTTCATGATTGATCCACGGATGTGTACCGAATGCACCGGGGCTGCTGTTTTCAATAAGTGCACCGGTTGCTGAAAGATCATCACGCCAGTTACCAATGCCATAGAAATTGGTGAAGTGCAGGTATGGCGGTGCGGGTGTGTAATACACCGTTGTACCAGCCACATAATTCTCCTGCATGGCCGCTACAGCAGCTTCGCTGAGCACACGTGTACCATTGGTGGCAACACCCTTGTTAACGATCATATCGAGGAACTGCATGTAATCGCCGGGCGTACTTCTTGCGCCGCCGGCAATGATTGGATTGGGTGTTAGCCCGTAATCAGTATTGACCATTCCACAGGGATCGAAGATTTTTTCCCTGGCCAGTGTTGCCCAGCTTTTACCCGACACAACCTCGCAAACACGACCGGCTACATGCATGCTTACACTGCCATAATAGAACGCGGTTCCCGGCGGGTTAACCAACGGTACATACTGCGCTATATAATCTACCGCCTCCTGCAGCGTAATGGTATTGTCGTACTCGAAACCCTGTTCCGAATCGCCCACGAACCCGGAGGTATGCGAAAACAATTGCGCTACCGTTATACCGCCTTTTCCATACCTGGTAAATATGGGCATATACCTGCCCAATGTATCTGACAGGCTGAGCCTGCCTTCGTCTACAAGACTCATAAGTACAGCACCGGAAAGCCATTTGCTGCACGAGGCAATGAATGTGCGGCTGTCTGCATTTAAATTACCCATGGCTTTTTCATACACCACCTCCCCGTCTTTGTGTATCACTACATAACAGTTGCCGCCAAACAGCGCTACAGAATCGTTGAGTACTTTTTCTACCGCGGCAAACGCAGGATTGGTTGGATAGAAAGGTTCTGCAGTTTGCTTTTTACAGGCGGCAAAAAGCACCAGGCATGCAACCGTAATATACTTGACGATGTTTATATACATAGACTATCTTATTTCAAATGTGTAAGTACCTGCGGCAATCCGGGTGTTGTAAACACCCTGCTGCGCAGTTTCTTTTTTACCGTTCAGGTAAACATGTTGCCTGTTACCTGCCGGCAGCGTAACGGTGGCCGTGCTGTTTGGTGGCACAACAACCTTATAAACAATTTTTTTCCCTTCTCTTTTCCATGCAGATTGTATGGTGCCATAAGGGCCATTGTGTACCGCTTCAAAATGATCCAGGCCCTGTACAAAAAATGGTTGCAGCAATATATGTTTAAAACCCGGCGCATTGGCATCCGGTTTTATACCGCCGGGCGCCTTGTACAACCACGCTCCTATTTCACCAAACATAATATGGTTCATCGAAATATCTGATTTGGCATCTATCGGCCAGTTCTCGTACAGGGTTGTTGCGCCGTTTTTTATCCACCACCCCCACGATGGAAATATATCTGCCGACGCCAGCCTGTAAGCCACATCTGCATAACCGTTTTCACTCAGGGCATTGAGTATGGCCTTGGTGCCCAGCAGGCCCACATCAAGCTTCATGCTGTCTGCCGCTATACGCGCTGCAAGACCAGCGGCAGTTTTTGCTTTTATATCATCCGGCACAAGCCCCCAGAAAAGTGGTACGCTTAATTCTGTTTGCAATCCACTGCCATAGATACCGTTTGTCGTGTTGAGGTATTTGTTATTGAATGCAGTCCTTATTTTTTCTGCCAGCGCCATATAAAAAGCATGGTCTGCTTCTTTGCCAAACAGTTTTGCTGCCCTGGCCAGTATCATGGCGTCTGCATAATAATACGCGGTTGATGTAAGCTCCACAGGCGATTGCGATTTCACCGGGATCCAGTCGCCCAGGCCCCAGTTGGTGAGGCCGGACGGATAATGTAGATTGATATAATCCACGTAACGTTTGATGTTGTCATAACAATCCGCCAGTACTTTGCTGTCTCCGTAGAAGAGATAAATATTCCAGGGAATAATGGCGATGGTGCTTGTCCAGTCCGGCCCGTTGGCCCACTCGTAGCCCCAGCCGTCTGTGGGAACAATGGCAGGCAGCACGCCATTGGGCTGCTGTTCGTCCCGGTGATCGGCCATCCACTTTTCGTACACGGTTATACCATCAAAATTGTACAGCCCTGTTTCAATGGCTATCTGTGCATCACCCGTCCAGCCATTCTTTTCCCGGTGCGGACAATCAGTTGGATAGCCAAAAAGGTTGGACAAATAAGCGTTGTTGGTAGCACGCCAAATTTTATTGATGATATCAGCAGAGGAGCGAATGCTGCCAACAGGCACAACATCGCTGTGCATGAAATAACCGGTGATGCTTTCTTTTACCAACGACACAGGCTTGCTGCTGGTTACTTCTATGTACTGAAAGCCCTTATAATTGAACCGTGGCATAAATACTTCTTCACCGCCGCCTTTTAAAATATAGATATCTGTCTGGAAAGGGTCTTTATCATCTGTTGGCCGGTAATGCGCATCTATGTTGGAAATATCTACACGACCGTTGGCATACAAGCGCTCTCCGTGCTTCAGGCGCATCACCGTGCCTGCAGCACCACGTACTTTCAGTTGTGTAACGCCCGCTATATTTCTGCCAAGATCGAACACATAACTGGTATCATTCAGTTTGTTGATGCTGTAAGCAGGAATAGTGTCAACGTTTCGTATGGGTTGTAATGCCTGCGCCACTATATTACCGGATGGTGCAGATGGTAATATCACTTCCTTCCATGCAGTATCAATATAGGCTGGTTCATTCCAGCCAGGTATTTCATTTTGTGCGTCGTAGTGTTCTGCAGTGTAAATACTGTTGAAGATAACCGGGCTCAGTGTGGTTTTCCATTGCCTGTCTGTTGCGATTGTTTCAATACTGCCGTCATCGTATGTTATCCGCAGATCCATACAAAATGATGGCCTTGCGCGCCACGGTGCTTCATGAAAATACCAAACCGCTGTTGACTGGTGGTTGTACCAGCCGTTACCCAGTAAAACGCCAACCGCATTTTTACCCTGGCGCAATGCAGCGGTCACGTCGTAAGTTACATACAGTGTGCGCCTGTCAAACCGTGTGTACATAGGGTCGAGCCGGTGGTCGCCTATTCTTGAGCCGTTAATGTATAATTCATACAAACCGGCCACAGCAATATAGGCACGGGCATTTTTAATTTTCCTGCCTGCAGTAAATGTCTTCCTGAAATATGGTGCAGGCTTCAGGTGTATATCACGCGTATCTTTTATCCATGCACCTTTCCAGTTGCGCATCTGCATCATGCCGGTTTCAAAACTTCCTGTTGCCTGGGCCATGGTGCCTTTGTGGTTCCATAACCTTACAAGCCAAAAGTATTTGGTAAACGGCTCCAATGCGTTGCCGTTATAAGTCACCAGTTGCACTGCACTGTTTATCTTACCAGTCTGCCACTCATTGTTTTTACCCTGCAGGAGTGCGGCAGAATCTTTACCAACAATTATTTCATAGGCCGTTTGGGTTGCACCCGCCGCCGTGTCTGCCATTTTCCAGGTAAAGCGTGGCTGTGCACCATCAATACCCAGCGGGTTCGTAAGATATTCGCACTGTAGTGCCACAATTTTTGTCTGCGAAAAAGCCTGTATGCAGGTAAAAGAAAACACTATCATCAGCAATCTTCCGGCTATGGTCATCACTCGTTGTTTATGTGTGTAAATATAAGTGAGCCGGGCTAAAGAATATGTATGAAGCTTCCGTTGCGTCGCACTCTTGTACGGCAACAAATGCCGGAGCAGGGGGAAGAGGTGAATGGGGAATAGTGAATTGTCAACAGGGAATGGTAATATTGACTAGTAAATATAAAATTTAAACAACCGGGGCAAAGTCATTTTATGTCTTACAGTTTTTGATTGAAATGCAGGTAGTGGTTGAAGGTCGTTTACCAAAACTTTCTTTTAAATCCCGATCAGACCATATCTTCATCCTATAAACCAAACAGGATGTGCTGTAAAAAATTATTGGTCTTGTTAACCATTTTCGTTTGTGCTGCTCCCCTTCTTGCACAGGATAAGCCCTTATTTAAAGTCATTGCATTTTATACTGCAAAAGAAGACCGGGCACACATCAGCTTTGTGCATGAGGCAAACAGGTTTTTTCCGGCGATCGCGGCAAAGTATCACTTCCTGTACGATTCTACCAACGACTGGAACAACATGAACACAGCTTTTCTGCAACAATACAATGTTGTGCTGTTTTTCGACACAAGACCGGAAACACCGGCACAGCGCCGGGCATTTGAAAACTACATGAAAAACGGCGGGGCCTGGCTGGGTTTTCATTTTGCCGGTTTTGCACTTACACCTTCTGCCTACAACCAGGATTGGGATTGGTATCACAACGACTTTATAGGCGCCGGCCAATATAAAAGTAACACCTGGCGTCCCACTGCTGCTTTTTTACGCATAGAAGACAGCTTGCACCCTGCTGTTAAAGGATTGCCGCACATATTTAAATCTGCACCTAATGAATGGTATAGCTGGGAAAAAGACCTTACTAAAAACCCGGACATCGATATTTTGCTGGCTGTAGATTCGTCCAGTTTTCCACTGGGCACAGGCCCCAAGCTGCATGAAATATGGCACAGCGGCTACTACCCTGTTGCATGGACAAACAAAAAATATAAAATGATCTACACCAACATGGGTCATAACGATATTGATTACGAAAACAAGACCAATAAAGAACTATCATTCCAGTTTGATAACGAAATACAAAATCGTTTTATCATCAACAGCCTGCTCTGGCTTGGCGGCACAAAACAATAATACATCCGCTGTTTTTGATAGCTTATCTGTCAAATAATCAGTTCATCCATTTACCGGTTAAAGGTAAGCTCACTGCATATTTTCTTTGCAGTATAAAAAATTAACCGACATGAAGAACAGCTTATTATTAACGGCACTGATCGTTGCATTATCTTTTGTATCCTGCAAAAAAGACAATGCCAACCCGGCTATACCAAATACGCCACGTACAGATGTACCGGCAAGTCTGCAGGGTACATGGATGAATGGAAACTTTTCCCTTATCGACTACTGGAGCCAGGACCCTGAAGAATATTTAGGCAACGGCATTGAACTTGCATTTGCTTTTAAATTCAATGCTGACGGCACTTACGAGCAATACTTTACCGGCAAAACGGTAATTGGCACCGTTGTAACTTACCATCAATCCGTAACAAAAGGTACGGTAGAGATCAATGAAACAACCAAAGCTATCATAACGCACCCTAATAGTTCTCATTATAAAAGAACAGAAAACGGTACAACAAAAGAAGACCGCGATATGAATATGGACGAGCTGGAAGATGATTCATACACATACGAAACCGGCACGGAGTTAAACGGTACAAAAGCCCTGTACATGACGCTGGAAGACACCGATGAACCACTCAAATTCCTGAAGCAATAACGATAAAAACCGGCATACCGCCGGTTTTTATCGTTATAACAAACCCCGCGCTTTTATCTCGAGGTATTTGTTCAATGCATTTATGGTAAGATTTTTTGGCGCGGTAAGTATGGTGAGAATACCGTTTTGATTCAGTTCTTTTACAATCTGTTTTTTCTCGTACGAGAAATTTTCAGCAATTGTTTTACTAAACACTTCTTCCAGGTTGGCCGAGGGTTTATCTATAAACTTTGTAAGCTCGGTGTTTTCAAAAAAGACAGTGATCAGCAAATGGTTCCCTGCAATTTTTTTCAAATAAGGCAACTGCCTGCGCATGCCGGATAAAGATTCAAAATTTGTAAACAAAACCACCAGGCTACGCTGTGTTATTTTTCTGCGGATGAAAATGTACAGCCTTTCATAATCGCTTTCGAGGTAGCGTGTTTTTTGGTTGTACAACGTTTCCAAAATGCTTTGCATTTGCAAAGCCTTTTTCTCCGCTGGCAGAAATGAACTAATTTTTTCAGAAAAAGTAAGCAGCCCTGCTTTATCCTGTTTCATCAACGCAACATTGCTCAACACCAGCGATGTGTTGATGGCGTAATCCAACAGGCTCAGTTCTTCAAAAGGCATTTTCATTACGCGGCTCTTATCTATCACGCAATAGAGTTGCTGGCTTTTTTCATCAGCAAAAGTGTTTACCATCAACGCACCTTTACGTGCGGTGGCTTTCCAGTTCAGCGTACGGTAGTCATCTCCCACAACATACTCTTTGATCTGCTCAAACTCCATACTGTGGCCCATGCGCCGCACTTTCTTTACGCCAATTTCACTCAGCCTGTTGCTGATGGCCATTAGCTGGTATTTGCGCAGTTGCAGGTAAGACGGGTACACAGGTACTTCCTGCGGCACACCCGCCACATACTTCCTGCTAAAGATGCCCAGCCGTGTTGTTGCGTACATATTGATGACACCAAACTCATAACTGCCGCGTTTTACAGGCCGCAACAGGTATTGCAGTACTTTCTTTTCCCCCGGCGGTAATACAAGTGTAAACGATACATCTCTTTTCTGAAACTGGTGCGGTATTTCATCTACAATTTCAAGATTGGTATAAAACGGGTAGTAACTCTCCACATCTATACGAATGTTGTTATTGTCCCCGTTGCTCAGCCTGTCGGCCATGGTGCGCACCGCAACTATCCCCTTCTGCCGGCCATACAACATTGCATAATCATACACCAGCAGTAATACCAGTGCTATTACAGCACCATAAGGAATATCTGCAAGCCATATAAAAAAGAAACGCAGCACAAACAATGCAATACATACAATAAATGCCATGTACAGCCTTGGCGTGAAGTAAAGCGAACCGATATATCTTTTAAAAAATGACTTCATTAATTTCTGATCGCGTTAAATAATGATGAGCCAGGCAGTTGTAGTGCTATGAAGCTTCCGTTGCGTCGCACTCTTGTACGTTCTGTTCATTTCCCGGCAGCTTAGAAACAGGCCCGCTGCCTTGGTATCGATGCTGCCTGCTGGTATGTTGTACAAGTGAGTGACACAACAGGCGATGCCATAAAAAACCACAGCCGGTAAACAAACCTATCTTGGCACTTCTATTTTGCGTGTAATATCTTTAATAACATCTGCCGCTGTACCGCCTTCCATTTCCCTTTCAGGCGTAAGAATAATGCGGTGACAAAGCACCGGGTGCAATACGCGGATTACATCATCGGGTGTAACAAAATC encodes the following:
- a CDS encoding DUF58 domain-containing protein, producing MKSFFKRYIGSLYFTPRLYMAFIVCIALFVLRFFFIWLADIPYGAVIALVLLLVYDYAMLYGRQKGIVAVRTMADRLSNGDNNNIRIDVESYYPFYTNLEIVDEIPHQFQKRDVSFTLVLPPGEKKVLQYLLRPVKRGSYEFGVINMYATTRLGIFSRKYVAGVPQEVPVYPSYLQLRKYQLMAISNRLSEIGVKKVRRMGHSMEFEQIKEYVVGDDYRTLNWKATARKGALMVNTFADEKSQQLYCVIDKSRVMKMPFEELSLLDYAINTSLVLSNVALMKQDKAGLLTFSEKISSFLPAEKKALQMQSILETLYNQKTRYLESDYERLYIFIRRKITQRSLVVLFTNFESLSGMRRQLPYLKKIAGNHLLITVFFENTELTKFIDKPSANLEEVFSKTIAENFSYEKKQIVKELNQNGILTILTAPKNLTINALNKYLEIKARGLL
- a CDS encoding serine hydrolase domain-containing protein, coding for MYINIVKYITVACLVLFAACKKQTAEPFYPTNPAFAAVEKVLNDSVALFGGNCYVVIHKDGEVVYEKAMGNLNADSRTFIASCSKWLSGAVLMSLVDEGRLSLSDTLGRYMPIFTRYGKGGITVAQLFSHTSGFVGDSEQGFEYDNTITLQEAVDYIAQYVPLVNPPGTAFYYGSVSMHVAGRVCEVVSGKSWATLAREKIFDPCGMVNTDYGLTPNPIIAGGARSTPGDYMQFLDMIVNKGVATNGTRVLSEAAVAAMQENYVAGTTVYYTPAPPYLHFTNFYGIGNWRDDLSATGALIENSSPGAFGTHPWINHEKGYTGIVFTFIPVDGYLTTLPTCIKIRELTRGIIQ
- a CDS encoding ThuA domain-containing protein, which translates into the protein MLTIFVCAAPLLAQDKPLFKVIAFYTAKEDRAHISFVHEANRFFPAIAAKYHFLYDSTNDWNNMNTAFLQQYNVVLFFDTRPETPAQRRAFENYMKNGGAWLGFHFAGFALTPSAYNQDWDWYHNDFIGAGQYKSNTWRPTAAFLRIEDSLHPAVKGLPHIFKSAPNEWYSWEKDLTKNPDIDILLAVDSSSFPLGTGPKLHEIWHSGYYPVAWTNKKYKMIYTNMGHNDIDYENKTNKELSFQFDNEIQNRFIINSLLWLGGTKQ
- a CDS encoding glycoside hydrolase family 78 protein; translation: MTIAGRLLMIVFSFTCIQAFSQTKIVALQCEYLTNPLGIDGAQPRFTWKMADTAAGATQTAYEIIVGKDSAALLQGKNNEWQTGKINSAVQLVTYNGNALEPFTKYFWLVRLWNHKGTMAQATGSFETGMMQMRNWKGAWIKDTRDIHLKPAPYFRKTFTAGRKIKNARAYIAVAGLYELYINGSRIGDHRLDPMYTRFDRRTLYVTYDVTAALRQGKNAVGVLLGNGWYNHQSTAVWYFHEAPWRARPSFCMDLRITYDDGSIETIATDRQWKTTLSPVIFNSIYTAEHYDAQNEIPGWNEPAYIDTAWKEVILPSAPSGNIVAQALQPIRNVDTIPAYSINKLNDTSYVFDLGRNIAGVTQLKVRGAAGTVMRLKHGERLYANGRVDISNIDAHYRPTDDKDPFQTDIYILKGGGEEVFMPRFNYKGFQYIEVTSSKPVSLVKESITGYFMHSDVVPVGSIRSSADIINKIWRATNNAYLSNLFGYPTDCPHREKNGWTGDAQIAIETGLYNFDGITVYEKWMADHRDEQQPNGVLPAIVPTDGWGYEWANGPDWTSTIAIIPWNIYLFYGDSKVLADCYDNIKRYVDYINLHYPSGLTNWGLGDWIPVKSQSPVELTSTAYYYADAMILARAAKLFGKEADHAFYMALAEKIRTAFNNKYLNTTNGIYGSGLQTELSVPLFWGLVPDDIKAKTAAGLAARIAADSMKLDVGLLGTKAILNALSENGYADVAYRLASADIFPSWGWWIKNGATTLYENWPIDAKSDISMNHIMFGEIGAWLYKAPGGIKPDANAPGFKHILLQPFFVQGLDHFEAVHNGPYGTIQSAWKREGKKIVYKVVVPPNSTATVTLPAGNRQHVYLNGKKETAQQGVYNTRIAAGTYTFEIR